Proteins encoded in a region of the Flammeovirga yaeyamensis genome:
- a CDS encoding efflux transporter outer membrane subunit, translated as MNILRNINFKQIFILLFASQLMWSCKMGKDYQSPDVVTPADYRFGTDTLVSTASDTIAWWELISDPLLDTLIVTALENNQDVDIAMQRIVEAQKLYRMQKVQTRPGLEYAAGVNYGNYSGFVNPQGAALSYYGGAQLNWEIDLWGKNRRLSEAAMADYKGTLYGLRAVQLSVIAGVTEAYIRLLENHASLKVAEETLASRDSSIQIMVDRYEFGYIPEIDLNQAQIQQAIAAASVPTYKRLIALSENSLAVLLGENPRGFLVDFELDDQKKPPIIPAGIPSDLLLRRPDLQRAEHAIMSQNAKVGSAIAQRFPTISLTGFAGAATEFLSTTNSAAGAWNLGAGIVGPLFQWGKNKRRVEVEKARLEASIAEYERSVILAFQEVEDALASVQFYREELIARERHVRAARNAERLSKERYDRGVTSYLEYLEQQRQAFEAELNFINVKSRILVSYIQLYKALGGGWITREEKAEAEQQNN; from the coding sequence ATGAACATACTTAGAAATATAAATTTCAAACAAATATTCATACTCCTCTTCGCTTCACAACTCATGTGGAGTTGTAAGATGGGTAAAGACTATCAGTCTCCGGATGTTGTCACTCCGGCTGATTATCGCTTTGGTACGGATACTTTAGTAAGTACTGCATCTGATACTATTGCGTGGTGGGAACTTATTAGTGATCCACTACTTGATACATTAATTGTTACTGCACTTGAAAATAATCAAGATGTTGATATAGCAATGCAACGTATTGTAGAGGCTCAGAAGTTGTACCGCATGCAAAAAGTACAAACTCGTCCAGGTTTAGAATATGCTGCCGGTGTAAATTATGGTAATTACAGTGGGTTTGTTAATCCACAAGGTGCTGCATTAAGTTACTACGGGGGAGCTCAATTAAATTGGGAGATTGACCTTTGGGGTAAAAACCGAAGACTTTCTGAGGCAGCAATGGCCGATTATAAAGGTACGCTTTATGGACTTAGAGCGGTACAATTATCAGTTATTGCTGGGGTAACCGAAGCCTACATTCGACTTCTTGAAAATCACGCAAGTTTAAAAGTTGCTGAAGAAACATTGGCTTCAAGAGATAGCTCTATTCAAATTATGGTCGACCGATATGAATTTGGTTATATACCAGAGATTGATTTGAACCAAGCACAAATTCAGCAGGCAATTGCAGCAGCTTCTGTACCAACCTACAAAAGACTTATCGCATTGTCTGAAAACTCTTTGGCGGTATTATTGGGAGAAAACCCGAGAGGTTTCCTAGTAGATTTCGAATTAGATGATCAAAAGAAACCGCCAATTATCCCTGCCGGTATTCCTTCAGATCTTTTATTGAGAAGACCCGATTTACAAAGAGCTGAGCATGCTATTATGTCTCAAAATGCCAAAGTAGGTTCAGCTATTGCACAACGTTTTCCTACTATTAGTTTAACAGGTTTTGCCGGAGCTGCAACAGAGTTTTTAAGTACTACAAACTCAGCTGCGGGAGCTTGGAACCTAGGTGCTGGAATCGTAGGACCACTTTTCCAATGGGGTAAAAACAAACGTAGAGTTGAAGTAGAAAAAGCTAGATTGGAAGCTTCAATTGCAGAATATGAAAGATCTGTAATATTGGCTTTCCAAGAAGTAGAAGATGCTTTAGCCTCGGTACAATTCTATAGAGAAGAGCTTATTGCAAGAGAGCGTCATGTTAGAGCAGCTAGAAATGCTGAACGTTTATCAAAAGAACGTTACGATAGAGGTGTTACGAGTTACTTAGAATACTTGGAACAGCAACGTCAGGCATTCGAAGCAGAACTTAACTTTATCAATGTCAAAAGTAGAATCTTAGTTTCATACATTCAGCTTTATAAAGCTTTAGGTGGTGGATGGATCACAAGAGAAGAAAAGGCTGAAGCAGAACAGCAAAATAACTAG
- a CDS encoding tetratricopeptide repeat protein — protein sequence MKFFLSLLTASIFIFSGCNKTNEQATSEELKKVEHHNFYGLDSLNTTIARLFNEKKYDSAISLSYEGLVIARRHKMNGEMAQLYLFLTKSLYKNRQFQKGQIEGLKAIDFIKSEETKALAGDIYLTLARNSRYLNQYDSAIHFYQKAVEFLALDDDYVGMSIAYNNIGAAHKIKGDYTEALEYYFKDLELNKLHDLPKDQAIACNNIGQVMLITRDYETAIDYFNKAEVLCREINDQKGIALANSNKGSVYHLMQKKDEALQFFFTALNIFDELGNQQFRVAETLTNIGNTYIEKEDLVHAESYINRALKVFKQIDNLNGIMKASYLKGEILYNQKKYKQAITYLFKAEKYYQQSTHYRVEYRNTLLLIHKCLSASGDYKKAYNYQLLYAEVNTEVNNSKEKEVMAKLNKQFESKEQKLLIDQLHKDTLLKNQQISFQHRISIFLLVLCLFLFTFMVFIFFIHQRGKKTHQLIKEQNREITSIHSELIESLRFARKIQYSLIALSDRVKEVIPDHFIFWQPIQEVSGDVYHMEYKHGRLFITLMDCTGHGAPASLMATLCIKTLNDIINDEIIHPDEILEELDDRIKDENNIEQSLTGVDASIITYNFETETLEFSGARRPVYIIDEDGEYYIKGTKKSICDTLIGKESTFIRHSKKLTSDTKVYMYSDGFSDQFGGLNNKKFKEPNLRKLLSKINHQNMADQKKQLKNTYWNWRSPSKDLEYNATDDTLVLGFNFKIKK from the coding sequence TTGAAATTCTTTCTGTCACTATTAACTGCAAGTATATTTATATTTAGCGGTTGTAATAAAACTAACGAACAGGCTACTTCTGAGGAATTAAAAAAAGTTGAGCACCATAATTTTTATGGACTCGATTCTCTTAACACGACAATTGCGCGCCTGTTTAATGAAAAAAAATATGATTCTGCCATTTCATTGTCCTACGAAGGATTAGTCATTGCTCGTAGGCACAAAATGAATGGAGAGATGGCACAGCTATACCTATTTTTAACCAAAAGTTTATACAAAAATAGACAATTCCAAAAAGGTCAAATAGAAGGCTTAAAAGCTATTGACTTTATAAAATCAGAAGAAACAAAAGCATTAGCTGGCGATATATATCTCACCCTTGCTAGAAATTCAAGATATCTCAATCAATACGATTCAGCCATACATTTTTATCAAAAAGCTGTTGAATTTTTGGCATTGGATGATGATTATGTTGGTATGTCAATCGCTTATAACAATATAGGTGCTGCGCATAAAATTAAAGGTGATTATACTGAAGCACTTGAATATTATTTCAAAGATTTAGAATTAAATAAGCTTCATGATCTCCCAAAAGATCAAGCAATTGCCTGTAATAATATTGGTCAAGTAATGCTCATTACAAGAGATTATGAAACGGCCATCGATTACTTTAATAAAGCGGAGGTACTCTGTAGAGAAATCAACGATCAAAAAGGAATTGCATTAGCGAATAGTAATAAAGGCTCTGTCTATCATTTAATGCAAAAGAAAGATGAAGCTTTACAATTTTTCTTTACGGCTTTAAATATTTTCGATGAATTAGGAAATCAACAATTTAGAGTAGCAGAGACCCTTACAAATATTGGAAACACTTACATAGAGAAAGAAGATTTAGTTCATGCAGAATCTTATATCAATAGAGCTCTAAAGGTTTTCAAACAAATTGATAATCTAAATGGTATTATGAAAGCCTCTTATTTAAAGGGGGAAATACTATACAATCAAAAAAAATACAAGCAAGCGATTACTTACCTTTTTAAAGCAGAAAAATATTATCAACAAAGTACTCACTACAGGGTAGAATATAGAAACACACTCCTGTTAATTCATAAATGCTTATCTGCTTCCGGAGATTATAAAAAAGCCTACAACTATCAGCTTTTATATGCAGAAGTAAATACTGAGGTAAATAATTCCAAAGAAAAAGAGGTGATGGCTAAATTGAATAAACAGTTTGAATCGAAGGAACAAAAACTACTTATCGATCAGCTTCATAAAGATACCTTACTTAAAAATCAGCAAATTTCTTTTCAGCATCGTATTTCTATTTTCCTACTTGTCTTGTGCTTGTTTTTATTCACTTTTATGGTATTTATTTTCTTTATACACCAAAGAGGAAAAAAGACGCATCAATTAATTAAAGAACAGAATAGGGAGATTACTTCAATCCACAGCGAGCTTATTGAGAGTTTACGATTTGCAAGAAAAATTCAATACTCATTAATTGCTTTATCTGATAGAGTAAAAGAGGTAATTCCTGATCATTTTATTTTTTGGCAACCTATACAAGAAGTAAGTGGAGATGTATATCATATGGAATACAAACATGGTCGATTATTTATTACTTTGATGGACTGTACTGGGCACGGTGCCCCTGCTTCTTTGATGGCTACTTTATGCATAAAAACATTAAATGATATCATCAATGATGAAATTATTCACCCAGATGAAATTCTTGAGGAATTGGATGATAGAATTAAAGATGAAAATAATATTGAGCAAAGCCTTACAGGAGTAGATGCCTCTATTATCACCTATAATTTTGAAACAGAAACATTAGAATTCTCTGGAGCAAGAAGACCTGTTTACATTATAGATGAGGATGGAGAATATTACATTAAAGGTACCAAAAAGTCTATCTGTGATACACTAATTGGTAAAGAGTCTACTTTCATTAGACATAGCAAGAAATTAACATCAGATACTAAGGTTTATATGTATTCTGATGGATTCTCTGATCAGTTTGGTGGTTTAAATAATAAGAAGTTTAAAGAGCCTAACCTTCGTAAATTATTATCTAAAATCAATCATCAGAATATGGCAGATCAGAAAAAACAACTGAAGAATACTTACTGGAATTGGAGATCTCCTTCAAAAGATCTAGAATACAATGCTACAGATGATACCTTAGTATTAGGATTCAATTTTAAAATCAAAAAATAA
- a CDS encoding efflux RND transporter permease subunit yields the protein MSKEQIQSNFFVRRPIVAMVIAIIMTIVGGVSILGLPIEQYPNLTPPIVKISATYTGASALNVEQSVATPLEQEINGVENMIYMKSINSNDGTLQIQTSFEIGTDPDMSTVFTQNRVATATPKLPDAVKRTGVKTEKSLPNILMLITLTSPDGRYDQNFLGNYSLINIKDVLARTKGIGSVAVLGTSDYSMRIWVKPDRLAKLNLTIPEIKNAISNQNVIVPGGKFGAEPAPKGTEFTYTVLLPDRLQSEEEFGNIVVRTNKDGSRVLLSDVARIELGVETYSAFTRLNGNNCAVIAIYQAPGSNAVDLADQMITKMEALKEDFPNGIDYKVSLDSTKPITAGINEIIETLFVALLLVILVVYVFIQDWRATLVPTMAIPVSLVAAFMLFPLLGFTINVLSLLGLVLAIGIVVDDAIVVVDAVQVYLEEGYSPKDATNKAMGEVTAPVIATTLVLVAVFIPVAAMSGITGRLYQQFAITVAVSVCFSSLNALTLSPALCGLILRKTEPVGGPLGAFFKVFNNVFDRSTKSYLSVTKIATRKILMSCAFIGVTLLAAGWLGVKVPVGFIPEEDQGYIYINAQLPVASSLQRTNDLAQKVEKIVAQVPEIDMNTTVAGYSLLSSSNSTNSAFFFVTLKSWDERELTAKQVVNKLNYLFATQINEAKIFAFGPPAIPGLGNGSGFSIMIQDKGGNTPDYLANYTNEFIKAANARPEIGMAFTTFESSVPQRFIDINKDKILKLGVSLDDVYTTFAAFLGGSYINDFNRFGRLYRAYVQAEPEYRNDEKQLDMFYVKSASGAKVPLSTLVNVEKISGPEFTNRFNLLRSVEVTGSPAKGYSSGQAMDALEEVAKEVLPDNMTFSWNGMSYQEKKSSGSVFIIFAFSLIFVFLILAAQYESWSMPFSILLGTPFAIFGAFFLLWVARFFSESYENNIFAQISLVMLIAMAAKNAILIVEFAKLKFDEGLSLFDAALESAKLRFRPILMTAFSFILGVLPLVVATGSGAEARKVMGMALLGGMGMATILGLFLYPMLFVLVGKIAGYEKDREKSNTSEA from the coding sequence ATGAGCAAGGAACAAATTCAATCAAACTTTTTTGTGAGGCGACCGATTGTCGCCATGGTCATTGCCATTATCATGACCATCGTTGGTGGTGTTTCGATTCTAGGACTTCCTATTGAACAGTACCCCAACCTTACTCCTCCTATTGTAAAAATATCTGCAACTTATACAGGAGCGAGTGCACTTAACGTAGAACAATCTGTAGCTACACCTTTGGAACAAGAAATTAATGGTGTAGAAAACATGATCTATATGAAGTCCATCAACTCTAACGATGGTACTTTACAAATCCAAACTTCTTTTGAAATCGGTACAGATCCAGATATGAGTACGGTATTTACACAAAACCGTGTAGCTACTGCCACTCCTAAACTTCCGGACGCCGTTAAAAGAACAGGTGTAAAAACGGAGAAATCACTTCCAAACATCTTAATGTTGATCACTTTGACCTCTCCTGATGGTAGATATGATCAAAACTTCTTAGGTAACTACTCTTTGATTAATATCAAAGACGTGTTGGCAAGAACAAAAGGTATTGGTAGTGTTGCTGTATTAGGTACATCAGATTATTCGATGCGTATTTGGGTAAAACCAGATAGATTAGCCAAACTGAATTTAACTATCCCTGAAATCAAGAATGCGATCTCTAATCAGAACGTGATTGTTCCAGGCGGTAAATTTGGTGCAGAACCTGCTCCTAAAGGTACAGAATTCACTTACACAGTACTACTTCCAGACCGTCTTCAATCAGAAGAAGAATTTGGGAACATCGTTGTTAGAACCAACAAGGATGGTAGCCGAGTACTATTAAGCGATGTAGCTAGAATTGAATTAGGTGTTGAAACATATTCAGCATTTACTCGTCTGAACGGTAACAACTGTGCGGTAATTGCCATTTATCAAGCACCAGGATCAAATGCGGTAGATTTAGCGGATCAAATGATCACTAAAATGGAAGCACTAAAAGAAGACTTCCCTAACGGTATTGATTATAAAGTATCACTTGATTCAACAAAACCTATTACAGCGGGTATCAACGAAATTATTGAAACATTATTCGTTGCCCTACTACTTGTAATATTGGTAGTATATGTGTTTATCCAAGACTGGAGAGCGACATTGGTACCAACAATGGCGATTCCAGTATCCCTAGTGGCGGCATTTATGCTATTCCCACTCTTAGGTTTTACAATTAACGTACTATCACTTCTCGGTCTCGTACTCGCTATTGGTATTGTAGTGGATGATGCCATTGTAGTAGTAGACGCCGTACAGGTATATCTCGAAGAAGGGTATAGTCCTAAGGACGCTACCAATAAAGCAATGGGCGAAGTAACCGCTCCTGTAATTGCCACTACTCTAGTACTTGTTGCCGTATTTATTCCTGTGGCAGCCATGTCGGGTATTACCGGTCGATTGTACCAACAATTTGCCATTACAGTAGCTGTATCAGTATGTTTCTCTTCATTAAACGCCTTAACATTATCGCCTGCACTTTGTGGATTGATACTAAGAAAAACAGAACCGGTAGGAGGTCCATTGGGAGCATTCTTTAAGGTCTTCAATAACGTTTTCGATAGATCTACAAAATCATACCTCAGTGTAACTAAAATTGCCACTCGTAAGATTCTGATGAGTTGTGCATTTATTGGAGTTACACTACTAGCTGCAGGATGGTTAGGTGTTAAAGTACCTGTTGGTTTCATTCCAGAAGAAGATCAAGGATACATCTATATCAACGCTCAATTACCAGTAGCTTCATCATTACAGAGAACAAACGATTTAGCCCAAAAGGTTGAAAAGATCGTTGCTCAAGTTCCTGAAATCGACATGAATACTACAGTAGCAGGTTATTCACTTCTTTCAAGTAGTAACTCTACTAACTCGGCTTTCTTCTTCGTCACTTTAAAAAGTTGGGATGAAAGAGAATTAACAGCCAAGCAGGTAGTGAATAAACTAAATTATTTATTTGCTACACAGATTAATGAAGCAAAAATCTTTGCCTTTGGCCCTCCAGCCATTCCAGGTTTAGGTAATGGATCAGGTTTCAGTATCATGATCCAAGATAAAGGAGGTAATACCCCAGATTATCTAGCCAATTACACCAATGAATTCATTAAAGCGGCCAATGCAAGACCAGAAATTGGTATGGCATTTACTACTTTTGAATCTAGTGTACCTCAAAGATTTATTGATATAAATAAAGATAAGATCTTAAAATTAGGTGTTAGTCTGGATGATGTTTATACCACATTCGCCGCCTTCCTTGGAGGATCTTATATTAACGACTTCAACCGTTTTGGTCGTCTATACAGAGCATATGTACAAGCAGAGCCTGAATATAGAAACGACGAGAAGCAGTTGGATATGTTCTATGTAAAATCGGCAAGTGGAGCAAAGGTTCCTTTATCAACTTTAGTAAATGTTGAAAAAATTAGTGGACCAGAATTTACTAACCGATTTAACTTACTTCGTTCTGTAGAAGTTACCGGTTCTCCTGCCAAAGGATACAGTTCCGGTCAAGCAATGGACGCATTAGAAGAAGTAGCGAAAGAAGTCCTTCCGGATAACATGACTTTCTCTTGGAATGGTATGTCCTACCAAGAAAAGAAATCATCTGGATCTGTATTTATCATTTTCGCCTTCTCATTAATCTTCGTATTCTTGATTCTCGCAGCACAGTACGAATCATGGTCGATGCCATTTAGTATTCTATTGGGAACTCCATTCGCCATTTTCGGTGCCTTCTTCCTATTATGGGTAGCAAGATTCTTTAGTGAAAGTTACGAGAACAACATATTTGCTCAAATATCATTAGTAATGTTGATTGCCATGGCTGCAAAGAACGCCATTCTGATTGTCGAATTTGCCAAATTAAAATTCGATGAAGGATTGTCTCTATTTGATGCGGCATTAGAATCTGCAAAACTAAGATTCCGTCCTATCTTAATGACGGCCTTCTCATTTATCCTAGGTGTTTTACCATTGGTTGTTGCTACCGGATCAGGTGCAGAGGCACGTAAAGTAATGGGTATGGCACTTCTTGGTGGTATGGGTATGGCAACCATTTTAGGTCTATTCTTATATCCAATGTTATTCGTGCTTGTAGGTAAAATTGCAGGTTATGAAAAAGATAGAGAAAAATCGAACACATCAGAAGCATAG
- the ruvB gene encoding Holliday junction branch migration DNA helicase RuvB, with protein sequence MREDYLNGDNSGFSDSDRDIERALRPLSFDDFTGQDKIVENLKIFVLAAKKRGEPLDHVLLHGPPGLGKTTLSNIIANEMEAEIKITSGPVLEKPSDLAGLLTNLEENDVLFIDEIHRLNPVVEEYLYSAMEDFRIDIMLDSGPSARTIQIDLNPFTLIGATTRSGLLTAPLRARFGINARLQYYDSALLSTIVKRSSGILQTPINEDAAFEIARRSRGTPRISNNLLRRTRDFAEIKGDGTINLDIAKMALGALNVDQGGLDEMDNRILTTIIEKFKGGPVGINTIATACGDEAETIEEVYEPFLIQEGFIKRTSRGREVTLKAYEHLGIIPPSDGNQGSLF encoded by the coding sequence ATGCGAGAAGACTATTTAAATGGTGACAATTCAGGGTTCTCTGATTCCGATCGAGATATTGAGCGTGCATTAAGACCCCTTTCCTTTGATGACTTTACCGGTCAGGATAAGATTGTCGAGAACCTAAAAATATTTGTGCTAGCAGCCAAAAAGAGAGGTGAGCCTCTTGATCATGTCTTGCTACACGGCCCTCCGGGTTTGGGTAAAACCACCCTTTCCAACATTATTGCCAACGAAATGGAGGCGGAAATAAAAATAACTTCCGGCCCTGTTTTAGAAAAGCCTAGTGATTTAGCCGGACTTTTAACCAACTTAGAGGAAAACGATGTATTATTTATTGATGAAATACACCGTTTAAATCCTGTTGTGGAAGAATATTTATATTCTGCCATGGAAGATTTTAGAATTGATATTATGTTGGACTCGGGACCAAGTGCCCGTACCATACAAATTGATTTAAACCCTTTCACTCTCATTGGAGCAACAACGAGATCGGGCTTATTAACAGCTCCACTTCGAGCTCGTTTTGGTATCAATGCGCGACTGCAGTATTATGATTCTGCTTTACTTTCTACGATTGTAAAGAGATCTTCGGGAATTTTACAGACACCAATTAATGAAGATGCTGCATTTGAAATTGCCAGAAGAAGTAGAGGAACGCCAAGAATATCAAATAATCTTTTGAGAAGAACAAGAGACTTTGCAGAGATTAAAGGAGATGGAACCATCAATCTTGATATTGCAAAAATGGCTTTGGGTGCACTTAATGTGGATCAAGGAGGTTTGGACGAAATGGACAATCGTATTCTCACCACCATCATTGAAAAATTCAAAGGTGGCCCTGTGGGAATCAACACAATAGCTACAGCCTGTGGTGATGAAGCTGAGACGATTGAAGAAGTTTATGAACCTTTTTTAATTCAAGAAGGATTTATCAAAAGAACCTCTCGCGGTAGAGAAGTTACCTTAAAAGCATACGAACATTTGGGAATTATACCCCCTTCTGATGGAAATCAGGGGTCATTGTTTTAA
- a CDS encoding efflux RND transporter periplasmic adaptor subunit: MTSNFFRAVLKLVTLFLITNFLMSCGGDEKPTSQLPQIEIPVTEVIVQDVPISKSFVGQVYGTKDIPIRSRVEGYLEGIHFKEGSRVKKGQLLYTVDPQTYAAEVTMLKSKLAEAEVTLIRAKNDLARIKPLAEKNAVSKSDLDAAQAEKDAAESMVAAAKANLRMSQIELGYTTIKSPISGIIGRTEAKVGEFVGRDPNPVILNTVSRIDSVNVRFYINENDYLRLARYSINNKENERRQSENEDVNKLDLIFSDNTVYNHKGHFDFLDRNVDANTGAILIQATFPNNEGLIRPGQFAKVRSTIEIVKDGVLVPQRAVMEFQGKYSVFVVNKEGKVAQRAIKLARHSYKDYFLVREGLKKGEKIVLEGLQKVREGATIKYKVVQFESQHEGA, from the coding sequence ATGACATCTAATTTCTTTAGAGCCGTTTTAAAACTAGTAACGCTCTTTCTGATTACAAACTTTTTGATGAGTTGTGGAGGAGATGAGAAACCTACATCTCAACTTCCGCAAATCGAAATTCCTGTAACAGAAGTGATCGTTCAAGATGTACCCATTTCAAAATCTTTTGTTGGCCAAGTTTATGGTACAAAAGATATTCCTATCCGTTCTCGAGTAGAAGGTTACTTGGAAGGTATTCACTTCAAAGAAGGTAGCAGAGTTAAAAAAGGTCAACTGTTATATACAGTCGATCCTCAGACGTATGCTGCTGAAGTAACTATGTTAAAAAGTAAATTAGCAGAAGCTGAAGTTACTTTAATACGTGCGAAAAACGATTTAGCCAGAATTAAACCTTTGGCAGAAAAAAATGCCGTTTCTAAATCAGACCTTGATGCTGCTCAAGCAGAAAAGGATGCTGCCGAATCTATGGTTGCTGCAGCTAAGGCAAATTTAAGAATGTCTCAAATCGAATTGGGATATACGACTATTAAGTCGCCAATTTCTGGTATCATTGGTAGAACTGAAGCTAAAGTAGGTGAATTCGTTGGTAGAGATCCAAACCCAGTTATCTTGAATACTGTTTCAAGAATCGATTCTGTAAATGTGAGGTTCTATATCAATGAAAATGATTATTTAAGATTAGCTCGTTATTCTATTAATAACAAAGAAAACGAAAGAAGACAAAGCGAAAATGAGGATGTCAATAAATTAGATTTGATCTTCTCTGATAACACAGTATATAATCATAAAGGACATTTCGATTTCCTAGATCGTAATGTAGATGCGAATACAGGTGCCATTTTAATTCAAGCGACATTCCCTAATAACGAAGGACTAATTAGACCTGGACAATTTGCTAAGGTGAGATCTACCATTGAAATTGTAAAAGATGGTGTGTTGGTTCCTCAAAGAGCCGTAATGGAATTCCAAGGCAAATATTCCGTGTTTGTTGTTAACAAAGAAGGAAAAGTTGCTCAAAGAGCTATCAAATTAGCTAGACACTCTTACAAAGATTACTTCCTTGTTAGAGAGGGCTTGAAAAAAGGAGAAAAGATTGTTCTAGAAGGACTTCAAAAAGTTCGTGAAGGAGCAACAATCAAATACAAAGTAGTCCAATTCGAATCACAGCACGAAGGAGCATAA
- the glpK gene encoding glycerol kinase GlpK, with the protein MPDNQYILSLDQGTTSSRAIIFDKKGDIISVAQKEFKQIFPKSGWVEHNPNEIWATQVSVAAEAIAEGGLTGLNIAGIGITNQRETTIVWDIDTGQPIYNAIVWQDRRTSKFCDKLKKKYADLIRNKTGLIIDAYFSASKINWILNNVKEAKEKAIAGKLKFGTVDSWLIWKLTRGKVHVTDVTNASRTMLFDIHKLQWDKELLEIFDVPKSMLPEVKSSSEVYAKTATTLFASKIPIAGIAGDQQAALFGQLCLKKGMAKNTYGTGCFIVMNTGKKPVVSKNKLLTTIAWKIGDTTNYALEGSVFIGGAAIQWLRDGLGIIKKAKHTEKIAKEVKDSGGVVFVPALAGLGAPHWDQYARGTILGLTRGTSRGHIVRATLEAIAFQSYDVLKAMEADTNKSTKELRVDGGASANNLLMQIQSDIASTQVVRPKTMETTAMGAAFLAGLAVGYWKDIDELEKIWSVEKTFNPDNCQESKNRVYKQWKKGVKRSFSWDKD; encoded by the coding sequence ATGCCTGATAACCAATATATACTCTCCTTAGACCAGGGAACAACAAGTTCTCGCGCTATTATCTTTGATAAAAAAGGTGACATTATTTCTGTCGCCCAAAAAGAATTCAAACAAATTTTCCCAAAGAGTGGATGGGTAGAACACAACCCCAATGAAATATGGGCTACACAAGTTTCTGTAGCTGCAGAAGCCATTGCTGAAGGCGGTTTAACGGGGTTAAATATTGCAGGGATTGGAATTACCAACCAAAGAGAAACCACCATTGTTTGGGATATAGATACCGGACAACCTATTTATAATGCTATTGTTTGGCAAGACAGAAGAACCTCTAAATTTTGCGATAAATTAAAGAAGAAATATGCTGATTTGATTCGTAATAAAACGGGGCTCATCATCGATGCTTATTTCTCTGCTAGTAAAATTAATTGGATCCTGAATAATGTCAAGGAGGCCAAAGAAAAGGCTATAGCAGGAAAATTGAAATTTGGTACAGTGGATAGTTGGTTGATTTGGAAACTTACTCGAGGAAAAGTACATGTTACCGACGTAACCAACGCGAGTAGAACCATGCTATTTGATATCCATAAGCTACAATGGGATAAAGAGTTACTCGAAATTTTTGATGTCCCAAAATCAATGTTGCCCGAGGTAAAATCAAGTAGTGAGGTGTATGCAAAAACAGCCACTACCTTATTTGCCAGTAAAATTCCTATTGCCGGAATTGCAGGAGATCAACAAGCGGCATTATTTGGTCAGCTTTGCTTAAAAAAAGGCATGGCAAAAAACACTTATGGTACGGGTTGTTTTATCGTAATGAACACTGGAAAAAAACCAGTGGTTTCAAAAAATAAATTATTAACCACAATTGCCTGGAAAATTGGAGACACCACCAACTATGCATTAGAGGGAAGTGTCTTTATTGGAGGTGCCGCGATACAATGGCTTCGAGATGGTCTTGGTATCATCAAAAAGGCAAAGCACACCGAAAAAATTGCCAAAGAGGTAAAAGATAGTGGAGGTGTGGTATTTGTTCCTGCATTGGCTGGACTGGGTGCTCCTCATTGGGATCAATATGCAAGAGGTACCATTTTAGGTCTTACAAGAGGAACATCAAGAGGACATATTGTTCGTGCAACTTTAGAAGCAATCGCATTCCAATCGTATGACGTTTTGAAAGCGATGGAAGCAGATACAAATAAATCGACTAAAGAGTTGAGAGTAGATGGTGGTGCTTCTGCAAACAATCTACTGATGCAAATTCAAAGTGACATTGCTTCCACTCAAGTGGTACGTCCAAAAACGATGGAAACAACGGCTATGGGAGCTGCTTTTTTAGCAGGATTAGCTGTTGGTTATTGGAAAGATATTGATGAATTGGAAAAAATTTGGTCGGTTGAGAAGACATTTAATCCAGATAATTGCCAAGAATCTAAAAATAGAGTTTATAAACAATGGAAAAAAGGAGTAAAACGAAGTTTTTCGTGGGATAAAGACTGA